The Nematostella vectensis chromosome 11, jaNemVect1.1, whole genome shotgun sequence nucleotide sequence TTTCCTGGGTTCAAATGCACATTATGCCTGAGAAAACGCTGCACAAACTTTGGTGCTCCACTTACCAGGCAAAAATCTATCTGCATTGGAGAAGGGAGAAGAGATGGGGTGGAAGAGTGGTCggaaagtgtgtgtgtgtgggtggggggtgagggtagggtagggtagggtagtgGTTTCAGTGGGAGGGGTTCAAATTCTTAAGCGCTATTTGAAGAACGAGATAGCCTAGGTTCTTATGCACGagattttaaactgttcaacaaatttgttgtcggttgcaTGTATACCGCATGAAACCCTTTGGTTTGAATAAAAAAGACCTTCACTATATAAAGAAAGATCTGTTCAGAAAAGTGGGGGACGCTGCCCTTTCTCCGCCCCTGAAGTTGAATTATTCTGAGCAGCTAAATGCTTTGAAAATCGCAGATAAAGCCCAGGTTCCATCTAGTTTGATGATCATTTatggatattttattttttctcagaAACTGCTATGGGCGTTAACATAAATGCTCAGAAAAACAGTTCTTCAGAGTATGTGAAAGGCGTGATCAGGTAAGCACACAAGGAACCCAAGCTCACATTGTGTAGTTTAGAAGATTTGTAAGAAATTCACAATGGCTCGGCTCAATTCGCTCACAACCACCTTCGAGAAAAACACAATTATTGTCGCACTGTGTAAAGAACGCCCTAGCAGAAACAAATCTTCAAAAACCTGTAATGAGCCGCAGCAAGCAGCGGAGAAGTCAAATTTAAATCCGCTGATGGCCGTTTTATCCGGAGATCAAAcaatgacccccccccccttaatcATAGAGTCTAGGGACCGAGGTGAAAAACTTCTGCGCTGTTGTTcttcgttattttttttccacctGCGGTTTCGTGCTCCACTGATCTGCTCTTGAATTCTCCCAAACTAAATCACCTTGGTTTTCAAAACGCTATGAGCGCACGTAAAGAATATTCTATTTCTTAAATAATTTCTTGGTATTGTCATATTTTTTAGGATGAGTGAACTTGCTCTGAGTCGCTTAAAGCGACCCTGGGTCCACCCCGCATTTCTGTACTATCTGACCAATGAGGGACGAGAACACAACAAGATTCTCAAACTTCTGCACGACTTTACCAATCAGGTACAAAGCAACTTCGAAGACATTGCACATGGAAAAAAGAGCCTCCAGGGGTGGTTACCTCTTGTTAACCTGCAGTGCGGGCGTTTAACCGGTGCTTTTCAAACTATGTGATGAAATCTCAAAATATCCATCAAAAAacgttaaaatggcatatttcgtcgtttgaatatgttctgatgccgaaaatatccattttaaaagttactgggaaaaaatatctgttcctttcttcccagccagcagtggTTAGGCATTTTAATGCTAAATGTTAAAACACGTGAATAATTGACCGTATAACCTATCGGGACGATTTCTTTTCCAAGCATTCGCTCCGGCGccccaaaaaatattcccagcaaAATGACATGTAGTTCGACTCCAATCCTCCAGTAAAATACTGAGGGTGTTAAAGCAGCCTTTGCCAgcaagctgtttttttttttaaataaacccACTGAAGAGTTGGCAGGAATGCTAAAAAGCTATTGTTCAACAAATCTTTCAATAAACAGTACCCTTCATTCCCAGGTGATAGCTGATCGAATTCATGAGCGTCTTAATTCAAGCAAAGAGCAAGATAAAACTGAAGAATCTGATGAGTTCACAGGAAGGCAGAAGAGGCGTCTCGTTGCCTTCCTTGACATGTTGTTAAATGCATATGATGCGGGCGAGATTGATGTTGAAGGCGTCAGAGAAGAGGTCGACACCTTCATGTTTGAGGTAAGACCCTATGATATCCTGAGAGATAGTTGTTTTGGGTGTGAGTGAACATATCGACACCTTCATGTTTGAGGTAAAGGACCATATGACTTCCTGTGAGATAGTTGTTTAAGGTGTGAGTGAAGGTATCGACATCTTCATGTTTGAGTTCCATGACATGTTTCAGTATTTAAAGTCCCATGTCTGGGGTAAAGTCAAAGTTTTTGAGGGTGCAAGGAAATATATTAACGCATGACTTCCTAAAAGATAGTTGTTTAGGTTGATGGGTTGTTCGGGGTGTGAGGAAAGATTTCGACATTTTCATGTTTGAGTCCCATGACAAGGGGAGAGACTTGCTTAGGGGTTTGTGAGCCTGAAAGATTAATGATATGGGAGTAATGGAGGTTGGTAGGTTTTTGTTTGAGTTCTACTAGTGCACGACGCGTCATACCGTATTCTCATGTCAATACTCGCTATTGCTCTTAGTACTTAGAATAGTAAAAGGCGGTTGCTTTTGGTATGTTGTTCAGCTTTCGCTTGGTTCTCTCCCCAGGGCCACGACACCACGTCGGCTGCGATGGCCTGGACAGTACAACTTCTTGGAGAACACCCGGATGTACAAAGAAAAGCTCAAGCGGAAGTGGATGAGTTCTTCGGTACGGTGTCTGTAGAACGCAAGAGAGTGCTAGCATGTGCTgatgttgggggagggggggggggtaaggggtCAGCGCCCCCACCCCTGGACATAAGGAAACCCACAAAAGATCAAATAAATCTGGTGACCATTTCTTAAAATTCTTGCATCCCCCGCCCCACTATATTGAACTCCTAGATTCTTGTCAATGAACAATCTAACCTGTTATTGAATCCTTTTTAGTCACGAATTCCGGCAGAATACTTACAGCAGAATCGCTGAAAGGGCTTAAATACTTAGAGTGCGTAATTAAGGTGAGGCTTAAACAAAAATCATACTGATTGATAGAGCAggacaaagtacaaactaaaATTACTATTTACGGACATCTCAGACCTATTCGACCTTTTCcgaggcgttcttaccgggttttcCGTTTCTGGATGAATCGACACAAACAAACTACCACGTCTGAACGGCGTTGTTCATTGCCGTGCATCACGACTGGTGCAGACTTGCTTATCGCAGTGCCAAACTTAATACATTAGGACGTCGAGCTGTTCATATGCCGAATAGCATAAGCTTGACCTATAAGTCTTTCTTAGACTTAGCCTaacttttctttatatttttatattgtatCTATAGGAGACCCTTCGTATTTTCCCGTCGGTGCCTTTGTTTGCTAGAAGCCTTGCGGAGGACTTAGACCTTGGTAAGACAGCCATATAATTATTCGCCTGATAAGGAGGTGTACCTGAGTATGAAATCCAAACCATTTGGTGTCGTGTTATTCCACCAAATGTACTGGTGCGGAAGTCATACACGGAGCTATAAGGCTCCAAATTAGGTGCCTAGGTGCGATGGATGAATCAATGGTGTAAGTAGTCACTGAAAGTGGTCGCtaccagagggtttattgcgtccccagtagCTCTTTTACGTCCTTTCATGCAGGTTAGTTTGAAGactgtcgatcaaccactcttttgttattgttaatacaTGAAAATGCAACGGGGttttttgcaagaaaacttcacaaaataacaatctacggaTGAAGTCTGGTACGTCTGACGGTATTTGGTTGAAAATACcatggttactcgcttgaattagcccatggaaatggattcttcgTGTGACTCGGGATTGCTGCGGAAGTATAAAATGGCTGCGTGATCAGCCTTCTTTAATGCAGCTTGAAAATACGTGACCTCTAGTTAAGTGTGTTTATCGGCTGTAAAACCTCAACCCACTTGTGGCACCGAACTCGAGCCAAGGCATGATGGACTCTGAGAAATCCCCAGACCCCACAGAACTCGGAACCGAGGCCACAGTGTAAGAAAtgcgcgttcccaggattggtgCACaatcataggtatcatatggccGGGGGtgtgtgcagtcataggtatcatatggccggggggggggggtgtgtgcagtcataggtattatatggccggggggggtgtgcagtcataggtatcatatggccggggggggggtgtgcagtcaCAGGTATCATATGGCCGGGGGtgtgtgcagtcataggtatgaTATGGCcgggggggggtgtgcagtcataggtatcatatggcctggggggggtgtgcagtcataggtatcatatgcccgggggaggggtgtgcagtcataggtatcatatgcccgggggaggggtgtgcaGACATAGGTATcacatggaaaaagcatattattttaagatTCGTTAATAAGAATACAGGTAAGCCAAGCACCCATACAAGGCAAGAGAAGTTGTATGTGTGCTGAAAGGAAAACGAATGAGTAAATTTGGCCCACTATACTCAGGAGAGATCCCAAAAAACAGACAAGAATAAAGTGAGTCCACCAGAAAGtctattttctttaattttcccTTTTTCTATCACTAAAGAAATTCTCTTGCGTTCTAGATAATTACAAACCGagtgcttgggttacctgtgatAAGAAATGagccactttttggccgccaaggggggggggggggggggggttgttcGCGCGTGCTAGAGGCCAAAGCGCCATTTGAAGagaacgttgtcgttttgggggtctgaaaccgaggaatcttagtttcttttcagatactctctcaattgactaaagatggtgaCATTAAccgtttttctcttctgattataagtcataaagtttacgaagcacctgcggtacggcaaccttaaaaattacaagaatcgtgcagttttttccaaataaggaatatatttgtttccttatatggCAATGACCGCGTTTGGAAACAACGACAATTTTTCGcttaattttcttgatatgtatCCCACTAGGCCTCCCTAGCTACGCCCCTGTTAACACTGTGTTAAGCACCAACAAAATCAGATATCGTGTTCGTGTTTCCAGAGGGTCGACTCATCCCTAAGGGGACGAACGTGGGTGTTATTACGATTGGACTTCATCGCAATCCCGAAGTCTGGCCGAACCCGATGAAGTTTGACCCCGACCGATTCTTACCGGAGAATTCCGAAGGAAGACATCCGTACGCATTTGTACCCTTCTCGGCAGGATCTCGGAACTGTATCGGTATGTTTTGATAATTTTCATATTCTTGTTATGAGAATGACTACGTGCTTGTACTCTTTACGAAATTCATTTCACTTTTGATAATGGATCACATCGCTACACTCATACCACTTGGATTAGTCTTTGTATATATAAATTTTCTTTACGTTATAACCCTTGGTACTAAAGGCGGTTTTAGCAAGTAGCGTGGGGCCACTCTCACATACTTAAAACTTCTGGTAACCCTGTGTATGAAAAGAACTTACTCGCCTTATCTACTCTAGGTCAGCGGTTTGCCCTACTAGAGGAGAAAGTGGTACTCGCGTACATTCTTCACAATTTCAACATCGTGTCAACCGAGAAGAGCACAAAGATCAAGACATGCGCAGAGCTGATCACCAGACCACGTGACGGTATCTTCGTTACCTTGACGACGCGGAAGCAGGGACCCTAGACAGAGAGTGCGCACAGAAGCAAGGGCTTTAGGAATAGATAAAAGGCACGACATATGATTTAGAATTGTGGGACTAAGCAGCAGGGAT carries:
- the LOC5502709 gene encoding cytochrome P450 4V2 isoform X1 encodes the protein MAAIQAALVFGSIIILLFLLVNHRARRVREMHKFQSPPPYRMLFGNTLELKDEPSEFFEQMMGWCSQFKGFFCLWLSFAKPFFLIYEPKTVEVILSSSKHITKAQFYDFLLPWLGTGLLTSTGEKWKKRRRLLTPTFHFKILNDFVQVFDEQSQVMVSILKSQPSEKVFNIFPLIGCCALDIIGKTAMGVNINAQKNSSSEYVKGVIRMSELALSRLKRPWVHPAFLYYLTNEGREHNKILKLLHDFTNQVIADRIHERLNSSKEQDKTEESDEFTGRQKRRLVAFLDMLLNAYDAGEIDVEGVREEVDTFMFEGHDTTSAAMAWTVQLLGEHPDVQRKAQAEVDEFFVTNSGRILTAESLKGLKYLECVIKETLRIFPSVPLFARSLAEDLDLEGRLIPKGTNVGVITIGLHRNPEVWPNPMKFDPDRFLPENSEGRHPYAFVPFSAGSRNCIGQRFALLEEKVVLAYILHNFNIVSTEKSTKIKTCAELITRPRDGIFVTLTTRKQGP
- the LOC5502709 gene encoding cytochrome P450 4V2 isoform X2, producing the protein MMGWCSQFKGFFCLWLSFAKPFFLIYEPKTVEVILSSSKHITKAQFYDFLLPWLGTGLLTSTGEKWKKRRRLLTPTFHFKILNDFVQVFDEQSQVMVSILKSQPSEKVFNIFPLIGCCALDIIGKTAMGVNINAQKNSSSEYVKGVIRMSELALSRLKRPWVHPAFLYYLTNEGREHNKILKLLHDFTNQVIADRIHERLNSSKEQDKTEESDEFTGRQKRRLVAFLDMLLNAYDAGEIDVEGVREEVDTFMFEGHDTTSAAMAWTVQLLGEHPDVQRKAQAEVDEFFVTNSGRILTAESLKGLKYLECVIKETLRIFPSVPLFARSLAEDLDLEGRLIPKGTNVGVITIGLHRNPEVWPNPMKFDPDRFLPENSEGRHPYAFVPFSAGSRNCIGQRFALLEEKVVLAYILHNFNIVSTEKSTKIKTCAELITRPRDGIFVTLTTRKQGP